The genomic interval TGAGCCGCGACCTCGACTGGGGCATTCCCGTGCCGGTCGAAGGAGCCGAGGGTAAGGTCCTCTATGTGTGGTTCGATGCTCCGATTGGATATATATCTGCTACAAAGGACCTTACGCCCGATTGGGAGAAGTATTGGAAGTCGGAGGACACCAAGATGGTCCACTTCATCGGCAAGGACAATATCGTCTTCCACTGCATCGTCTTCCCCTCGATGTTGAAGGCCCACGGCGGTTACATCCTGCCCGAAAACGTTCCGGCAAACGAGTTCCTGAACCTCGAAGGCGACAAGATCTCCACGTCGCGCAACTGGGCCGTCTGGCTCCACGAATACCTCGAAGAGTTCCCCGGCAAGGAGGATGTCCTGCGCTACGTACTTTGCGCCAATGCCCCCGAAACCAAGGACAACGACTTCACGTGGAAGGATTTCCAGGCCCGCAACAACAATGAACTCGTGGCGGTTCTCGGCAACTTCGTCAACCGTGCGCTGGTGCTGACCAAAAAGTATTTCGACGGCCGGGTTCCGGCCTGCGGCGAGCTGACCGATTATGACCGCGAGACGATTGCGGAGGTTGCTGCCGTGAAGGCATCGCTCGAAGCCAATATCGAACATTACCGCTTCCGCGAGGCGTTGAAAGATGCCATGAACATCTCGCGCATCGGCAACAAATATCTGGCCGATACCGAGCCCTGGAAGGTTGTCAAGACAGACCTCGAACGGGTAAAGACCATTCTGAACATCGCCTTGCAGATTACGGCCAATACGGCCATCGCCATCGAGCCCTTCATGCCCTTCTCGGCGGCCAAAATCCTGAAGATGCTGGCTGTCGGCAAGTTCGGTTGGGAGCGTTTGGGTGCCATGGACCTGATCACGGCCGGACACGAGATCGGCGAGCCTGTGCTGCTCTTCGAAAAGATCGAGGACGATGTGATCCAGCAGCAATTGGACAAGCTTGCCGCCACAAAAGTGGCCAATCAGGCTGCTGAAGTTGCTCAACATATTGAACCTCAGAAAGATACGATACAATTCGACGATTTCCAGAAGATGGATATCCGCGTTTCGACCATTTTGGCGGCCGAAAAGGTGGCAAAAACAAAAAAATTGTTGAAACTGACCGTCGATACGGGGATCGACAAGCGGGAAATCGTATCGGGAATCGCCGAATACTTCACACCCGAGGAGCTGGTCGGCAAACAGGTGCTTGTCCTGGTTAACCTCGCTCCGCGCGAATTGAAGGGTATTTTGTCGAAAGGCATGATTCTGATGGCCGAAGATGCTTCCGGAAAATTACGATTGCTGCAGCCCGGCGATACGACCAACAATGGAGCCGTGGTCGGATAAGCCCGGGATTTTTCGATTTATTTTTGGAGTAAAAAATTCTTAAAACAGAAAGATATGGAAAATACGGATTGGAGTGCGCTCGGTTTTGACTATCGTAAAACGGATTTCAACATCCGTTACTCCTATACGGATGGCAAATGGAGCGACATGGTGGTGACCGATGACGAGTACATTCACATGCACATGTCGGCTTCGTGCCTGCATTACGGTATTGAACTTTTCGAGGGTCTGAAGGCTTTCCGGGGTGCCGACGGGAAAGTGCGTCTGTTCCGTGTTGCGGACAATGCACGTCGGATGCAGTCCTCGGCCAAGCGGCTTTGTCTGCCGGTTCCTTCGGAAGAGATGATCGTAAATGCCTGCATCGAGGTGGTGAAACGCAACGAACGTTTCGTTCCTCCCTACGGGACTGGTGCTTCGCTGTATCTGCGTCCGGTGATGTTCGGCACGACGGTCGGTCTGGGGGTCAAGCCTTCGAAGGATGCCCTGTTGATTGTCTACTGTTCGCCTGTGGGTGCCTACTTCAAGTCGGGGATTGCGCCGATCCGTGTTGCCATTGACCGGGAGCAGGACCGCGCTGCTCCACGTGGAACAGGCGACGTGAAGGTCGGCGGTAACTATGCTGCAAGTCTTCTTTCGGGTGAAAAAGGTCATGATTTGGGCTATTCGAATATCATGTACCTCGATGCTGCCGAGCATAAGTATATCGAAGAGTGCGGTGCTGCAAACTTCTTCGGTATCAAGGAGGGTAAATATATCACGCCGAAATCGCCTTCGGTGCTGCCTTCGATCACCAATATGAGTCTCCGTCAATTGGCGGCCGATATGGGTCTTGAAGTGGAGCAGCGACATATTCCCGTCGAGGAGTTGTCGACCTTTGAGGAGTGTGGCGCCTGCGGAACCGCTGCCGTGATCTCCCCCATCGGTTACATCTACGACATGCAGACCGGCGAGTCCTACAATTACGGCGACCAGGTTGGCAAAAACTGTCTGGAACTCTACACCCGTTTGCAGGATATTCAATACGGTCGTGCCGAGGATAAATACGGCTGGTGTACGGTTGTCTTATAATCAATCCATTTCGGGTTGAAGAATAGGGCGATCTGAAAAGATCGCCCTATTTTGTTCCACGTGGAACATACTTAAAAAAACTATCGGCCGAACTTAACCAGCAGAACGTTGACATCCGCAGGCGAAACTCCCGGAATGCGTGAGGCTTGCCCGATCGTCTTCGGACGAATCCGGTTCAACTTCTGACGGGCCTCGATAGTCAGTGAATTCATTGAAAAAAAGTCAAAATCTTCCGGGATACGGATATTTTCCAGCCTCCGGAGTTTGTCAGCAATGAATTTTTCGCGCTCAATGTAGCCTTTGTACTTGATTTGAATCTCCGCCTCCTCGATGACCTCAGTGTCGATCTCCTGCTTTTCGATGAACCGCTGCAGCTTAGGAAGGATCTTTTGCAGCGATTCGAAAGTCACGTTGTTCCGCATCAGAATGTCGTACAGCTTCCGACCCTGGCTCAAAGGCTCCTGTCCGACCGATTTCAAATAGTCGTTGATTTCGGCTGCTTTGACACTCTGCTCACGCGCAAAGGCTACAAGCGATTCTACAAGCGAATTTTTTCGGACGAAATGGGCATATCTTTTTTCGGAAATCAACCCGATTTTATAGCCTAACGGGGTCAGTCGGAGATCGGCATTGTCCTGCCGGAGCAGGATCCGATACTCGGCCCGGGAGGTGAACATCCGGTAAGGTTCGTCGACGCCCTTGGTCACGAGGTCGTCGATCAGTACGCCGATGTAGGCTTCGTCGCGTTTCAAAACGATCGGCTCCTCCCCTTTCAGGGCCCGGTGGGCATTGATCCCCGCCATCAGACCCTGGGCTGCCGCCTCTTCGTAGCCGGTCGTCCCGTTGACCTGACCGGCGAAATAGAGCCCCGAGACGAGTTTGGTTTCGAGTGAATGGTAGAGCTGCGTGGGTGGAAAATAGTCGTATTCGATGGCGTATCCGGGTCGGAAAATGTGCAGGTCCTCCAATCCTTCGATCCTGTGCAGCGCCTGCCACTGTACCTCCCACGGCAGCGACGACGAGAAGCCGTTCAGGTAGTATTCGTTGGTCGAACGTCCTTCGGGTTCGAGGAACAACTGGTGTTGATCCTTGTCGGCAAAGGTCCGCAACTTGTCCTCGATCGAGGGGCAATAACGGGGTCCGATGCCGTGAATCGTGCCGTTGAAGAGCGGTGAACGGTCGAATCCCGTGCGCAAAATGGCGTGCACTTCGGGCGACGTGTAGACCAGGAAACAGGGCATTTGATCCTTGACCGGCTCGGTTTCGGGCGAAAAGGAGAATTTTCCCGGATTTTCGTCGCCGTATTGGGGTTCGAGGAGCTCGAAATTGATCGTCCGGGCATCGAGGCGGGCCGGGGTTCCGGTCTTCATGCGACCGGTCTCGAAACCCATGGCCCGGAGGCTTTCGGTGATCCCATGCGAAGCGGCATCTCCGGCCCGGCCCCCTTCGGCGTGTGCGGCGCCGCAGTGCATCATGCCGTCGAGGAAGGTCCCGGCCGTGAGGATGACGGCCCGGCATGAAAACTCCACCCCCATGCGGGTTCGGACGCCACGGATCGAGGGGCGTTTCCCGTTTCCCTTCTCCGGATTGTTTGCATGCGTGCCGTCGGGATTCGTTTCCCGGGCGGAGGAGGCTGTCGGGGCGTCGAAGAGCAGCTCCGTGGCGGCATCCTGCCAGATGTAGAGGTTCCAGATGTTCTCCAGCGTGTGCCGCCACTCCTCCGAGAAGCGCGTTTTGTCGCACTGGGCCCGCGGGCTCCACATCGCCGCACCTTTTGACTTGTTCAGCATCCGGAACTGCACTGCCGTGCGGTCCGTAATGCGTCCCATCTCTCCGCCCAAAGCGTCTATCTCTCTGACTATCTGTCCTTTGGCTACGCCGCCGACGGCCGGATTGCAGGACATCGAAGCCATTTTCGTCATGTCCATCGTCAGTAGCAGGGTCCGCGAACCCAGTCGGGCGGCGGCAGCGGCGGCTTCGCAACCGGCATGTCCGCCTCCGATGACGATGATATCGTAATCGAGAGTCATTGTTTCTCCCAGAATTTCAGGTATTTATCCTCTTTTCGGTGCATCTGTGCGTTGGTGCGGGGGGTCTTGTCTCCCTGTCCGCAGAGGTGCAGCACGCCGTGGACCACCACGCGGCGCATCTCCTGCAGCGCCGTGGCTCCGTATTGCCGGGCGTTGTCCGCCACGGTCTCCACGTCGATGAAGATGTCGCCCGAGACCACCCGTGCACCCTTTCGGTCGCTGTAGTCGAACGTAATGACGTCGGTGAAGTAGTCGTGTCCGAGATACTGCCGGTTCATCTCCAGCAGCCGCTGCGCCGAGCAGAAGATATAGCAGACATCCCCCAGCGTATAGCCTTCGGCGGCGGCCACCTCCTGCAGCCAGCGGGCCGTAAGCCGTTTCTGCGGGTAGCGGTACGTACAGTCGTCGGTATAGTATTTTACAGCCATTTTTTCCTGGATATTTTCGATCGGTTCGGTCCGGTATCCTTTTTCAGGCAGGGAGAGATCGGATGTTTCAGCCTCTTTTCCGGGACTTTTCGGGCTCCTTTGCAGCCGCGGTCCCCGCTCTTTCCTCCCGGGCCTATTTCTTGAAACAGTTTTCGGCCTGCATCTTCTGGTTCGGGTCCGGCGGGTAGATGCCGAAGACGAGTTTGTACTCCGTTTCCATGGTCATGACGTCCACGGCCGAACCGATGGTTCCCAACGGCTGGTTCCGGGCCACTTTCTGGCCCTTTTCCACGCTGATCGTCCCCAGGTTGGCATAGGAGGTCAGGTACTCGCCGTGGGCCACGTAAACGTCGTATTTGTTCGTAATGCGGTTGCGCTTGATGTCGATCACCTTGCCTTCGTAGATCGAGATCACCCGGGCTCCCCGCGGCCCCGTCACTTCGGCCATGTTTTCCCGGTAGCGCTTCACCCGCCCGCCGACCACCGGAAGCCGCAGCCCCGAGGTCTTCGACGAGAACGACGCTCCCTCCTTGTTGCCCTTGGTGAGTTTGCGCAGTTCGTTGATTGCCACGTCGAGTTTCTGCTCCTGGGCCAGCTTGCGCTGCAGGGCCGACTTCTCCTTCTGCGACATCGTGCGTATCGTCGCCCGGGCATTCCGCGAGTCGCGTTCGAGCTTCTCCCGCTGGGTCGCAAGCTGCAGCAGGACCGAATCGAGCGAACGGTTGCGGCGGTCGAGCTCCTCCTTCTCCGTGCGGACCTGTTCGGAGAGCTGTTCGATGTCGCGCATCTTGCGCTCGCGCAGCGAAGCCACCTCCCGCAATATCGTGATCTTGCGGGCCACGTCGGCGAAATCCCGCGACGAAAAGAGGAATGTCAGGTAGTTGTTGTGGCGGTAGTTGCGATAGGCTTCACGCACCATCTCGGCATACTCGCTCCGGTTGCGTTCGAGCGTCGAGGCCAGGTCCCCGGCCACGCTGTCCTTGCGGGCGATCTCCTCGCGCAGCAGCGAAGCCTGCTTTTCGGTCTCGTCAAGCAGCTGGTTCCGCGAGTCGATCTGCCGGGCCAGGCGCCGCACCCGCTCCTCGGTCGCCGCACGACCCTTCTGGAGCTTCGAAATCTCCCGCTCCTCGCTGGCAATGCGCTTTTCGAGGTCGGCAATGACCTTTTTCTGCTTCTCGATGCGGCTGTCGGTCTGGGCCGTGGCGCTGAGGGCGAAGAGCAGGAAAACAAGGAAAAGAGGCGAAAAACGGATCATTCTCATATCGGCGGACTATTCGGCGGATGGGGTTTTGGCCGGCTGTTTCAGCCGCTCTTCGATCTGGCGGGCGTCGTAACCCTTCTCCAGGGCCTGCCGCCAGTAGACTTCGGCCATGAACTGTTCGCCCAGTTCGTGGAGGATGTCCCCGTAGTGGACCATCAGTTCGGGGCTTTTCTGTCCGTCGAGCGCTACGGCCTTCTGCAGGATCTTCCGGGCCTCCTCCGTGCATCCCATCTTGTAGAGCACCCACGCCTGGGTATCCAGATAGGTGGGGTTGTTGTCTGTGAGCGCCACGACGCGGCTCGACATCACGAGCGCCCGGTCCAGATCCCGCTCCTCCAGCGAGAGGAAGTAGGCGTAGTTGTTCAGTACCAGCGCATTGTCCGGCCAGTAGTCCAGACTCTTCTCATAGGACTTGTAGCACTCCTTCATAGCGCGGCGGTCGATCCCCTTTTTGCCCTTTTTCGCCTGGGCGAAGAGCAGCTCTTCGGGAATGGAGTCGTTGCCGAGCGCCTTCTGGTGCCAGGTATCGCCGATCATCCCCCAGATGACACTGCGCAGCGAGTCCGTATCGGCGAAGCGGAGCGATTCGCGGTAGGCGCGGATTGCCTGGTCGTGCTGTTTCGAGTAGCTCATCACGTGGCCCTTCGAGATGTGGAAATCGACCTTTTCGGGGAAGAGCTCCAGGGCCCGGGTGACGTAGCGGTCGACGGAATCCGGACGCTGGAGGTAACTCTCGATGTCGATCACCATGCGGTAGTAATCCTCTACGGGAGGCTCGTCGCCGAGGTGGTTCTTGTAGAGGGCGAGGGCCTGCTTCAACTCTCCCGAAGCGATCAGGTGCCGGGCGTAGAGCTCCACGACGCGTGCATCGTCCGGATAACGGATGGCCAGCGTCGAGGCCAGGTCGTTGAGCTGGAAGTAATACTCCCGGTAGAAGCGCGTATCGGTAGTGAAATCTTCGAACCGTTTGATCTTCAGTTCAATCGGGAAATCGTCCGAGAGGAAGAGACGACGTGTCGTGGCCAGCAGCGAACGGTAGTCCTGACGCCCGGCATAGAAGTCGCTCAGCGACATGAGCGTCTGCACGTTCGTGGAGTCGATCGCCAGGGCGGTCCGGTATTCGGCCAGCGCCAGCGAATCCTTCCTGTCCGCCGCGTAGAGGTCGGCCAGCACGACATGGTGTTCGGCTTCGTAGGGGTACTCCTCGACCATCGCACGGGCTTCGTCGAGCGCCTTGTCGATCTGGTTTGTGGCAACGAGAAGGCGCCGCTTCATGCTGCTCAGCAGCGGAATGCGCCCGAAACGCAACTCTGCGGAATCAAGCGTCACCAGGGCCTGAAACGGACTCTTGCGCTGTTCGTAGAGTGCCGCCACGATGCGGTAGTTGTCCGGGTCCTTCGGGTTCTCCTCCATCAGGCGGCGGAAGACCTTCAATGCCTCGCCGTAACGGTCGGTCATCAGCAGCGCCTGTCCGTAGAACTGCTGGTACCACTGATTTGTCGAGTCCAGTTGCCAGGCGCGGTGGGCCGCATCGATGGCTTCGTCGGGTGCGCTGGGCAGGAGAATGCCGGCCAGTTCATACCACGCCGGGGCGTAGGCCGAGTCGCGGCGGATCGCTTCCTGAAGGAGTTGTCGGGCCCGGGCCGTATCGCCCGCAATGGTGCGCTGCTTGATCCCTTCGGTGTAGAACCAGACGCTCTGCAGCGAATCGGGACGGTCGGGCGCCGACGGGCTCCCCTTTCCGGAGACGAATGCCGTGGAAAAGAGAACGAGACTGAGGACCGTTGTCACTGTCAGGCGTTTCATGGGCAACCGGATTTAGAGCGCTTCGTCGAACTGGTGGAGGAAGCGCACGTCGTTTTCGAAATAGAGGCGCAGATCCTTCACGCCGTATTTGAGCATGGCGACGCGTTCAATACCCATGCCGAATGCGAATCCGGAATACTTTTCGGGGTCGATGTCGTTCGCCTTCAGGACATTGGGGTCGACCATGCCGCACCCCATGATTTCGAGCCAGCCCGTTCCCTTGCAGACCTGACATCCCTTGCCGCCGCAGAGGTTGCACGAGACGTCGACCTCGGCCGAAGGTTCCGTGAAGGGGAAGTACGACGGGCGCATCCGGATGGCGGCCTGCTCGCCGAAAATCTCCTTGGCGAAGTACAACAGCGACTGCTTCATGTCGGCGAACGAAACCCCCTCGTCGATGTAGAGACCCTCGATCTGGTGGAAGATGCAGTGGGCTCGGTAGGAGATGGCCTCGTTGCGGAAGACCCGCCCCGGACAGATGACGCGGATGGGCGGTTTCTGGCGCTCCATCGTGCGGACCTGGATCGACGAGGTGTGCGTGCGCAGCAGGATGTCGGGGTCCTTCTCGATGAAGAACGTGTCCTGCATGTCGCGTGCCGGGTGTTCGGGCGGGAAGTTCAGCGCCGAGAAGACATGCCAGTCGTCCTCGATCTCGGGGCCGTCGGCCACGGTATAGCCCAGCCGCGAAAAGACCTCGACGATCTGGTTGCGGACCAGCGAAATCGGGTGGCGCGAGCCGAGGTGTTCGGCCGAGCCGGGGCGCGTCAGGTCGCCCGACGAGGCCACCTGGTCGGCTGCGGCGTTCTGCAGCTCCTCGCGCAGTGCGGCGATCCGCTCCGTGGCGGCACTCTTCAGGCGGTTGAGCTGCTGGCCCAGTTCGCGCTTGAGCTCCGGAGCCACCGTCTTGAACTCTTCCATCAATGCGTTCAGTTCGCCTTTCTTGCCCAGAATCCGGATCCGGAACTCTTCGAGTTCGTTCGCTGCCTTGGGTTTGAACTCCTCGACCCGTCGCAGAAGTTCGTTGATTTTGTCGGTCATATTTTGTGCGTATTTCTTTTTTACCTACTTTTGGAGGTCGTCCTTTAACATGCAAAGGTATAAAAAAATTGAGATATGTTGCGTAAAATCGGCTCATTTGTGGGGATGTTGCTGCTTCTGTCGCTGCCGGCCGAGGCCGGGACGGTAGGGGTCGTACTGAGCGGAGGCGGGGCAAAGGGTCTCTATCACATCGGAGTGCTGGAGGCTCTGGAGCAGAACGGGATTCCGATCGACTGCGTGGCCGGAACCTCCATGGGGTCGATCATCGCTGCGATGTACGCCGCCGGATACTCCCCGGCCGAAATGCGGACTATCGTCAGCTCCGGCGTGGTCAAGGAGTGGGTCTCGGGGCGCATCGACCCCAACCGATACATGGACTACTATCGCCAGTTGGGCGGCACTCCCTCGTTCCTGAGCGTGCGCGTGAATCTTGGAAATCCGGCCGGCGAACGTGTCCAGTTCCCGACAAACCTGATCTCCTCGACGCAGGTCGACCTGGCACTGACCGAACTCTTCGCTCCGGCCACGGCGGCTTCGGACGGCGATTTCAACCGCCTGATGGTCCCGTTCCTCTGCGTGGCCAGCGACATGAACCACCGCCGTCCGGTGGTCATGCGCAGCGGGAATTTGAGCGAAGCGGTCCGCTCGTCAATGTCCATCCCTCTGGTTTTCAAACCGATGGCAATCGATTCGATGCTGCTGTACGACGGCGGGATTTTCGACAACTTCCCCTGGAAACCGCTCGATGCCGAATTCCGCCCCGACCTGATTGTCGGGTCGATCTGCACCGCCGGAAACACCCCGCCCAGCGAGAACAGCAACATCATGGATCAGGCCTTCATGCTCGCCATGCAGGATACCGACTACACGCTTCCTGCCGAGCGGAGCGTCACGATCCGCCGGGCCGTAGGGGTCGGTATGCTCGATTTCGACCAGGCCGGGGCCATTATGGATGCCGGTTACGAGGATGCCATGGCTGTGATGCCGCAACTGCTGGAGAAGATCGGCGGGGAACGACGTGATTCGACCTGGTTTGCCGAGCGCCGCCGGGCGTTCCGCGAGAAATGTCCGACGCTGATCTTCAACGACTACCGTATCGACGGCCTGAAACGGGACCAGCGGGAATTTATCCGCGATTTCCTCCACATGGACCGCCGCACTCCGGGGCGTCAGCGTCCGATGCGCTTCGCCGAACTGCGCGACAACCTCTTCAACGTGCTGGCGGGTGGCGATTTCACGATGGATTTCCCGAAGGTCCGTTACGATTCGCTCTCGAACGCCTACTCTTTCGAAGCCCGCTTCGGGAACCGTCCCAATTTCAAGATCACAGTCGGGGGCAACATCTCCTCCACGGCCTTCAACCAGGCCTATGTCGGCATCAGCTATCGGAGGGTCGGCCGCGTATCGCAGCAACTCGGCGCCGACCTCTATCTCGGACCGCTCTATACGTGGGGCGTGCTGGGTGGCAGGACCGATTTCTACGCCATCGAACCGCTCTTCATCGACTACTCCTACAACTTCTCGGTGAGCAATTTCCGCCACGGCTATTTCGGCAACGTCGCCCGCATCACCAATGCCGAACAGGTCAAGAGCAGCGAGAGTTTCGCCTCGCTGGGTATCGGAATGCCGCTCACGCACCGCAGCGTTTTCGTCCTGCGGGCCAACGGCGGGCATGTCAACTACCGTTACGACTCCGACGACCTCTTCGCCGACGACACCGACCATTCGCGCTTCTCGTTCTTCGGGCTCCGGGCCGGGCTCGCACGCAATACGCTCGACAAGTTCCTCTATCCGCGGCGCGGTTCGGAACTCTACCTCTCGGCCATCTACATCGACGGGCGGGACAAGTACGAACCCTACAACGCGGAGGATTTCATCTCCCGGGAGCGGAGGCAGTGGTTCGGAGGGCGCTTTACGTGGAACAAGTTCTTCGACATGCCGCAGTGCGACTGGTTTTCGTTCGGGCTCAATGTCGATGCGGTCTACACGAACCACCCTTCGTTCAGCACCCGGACCGCCACGCTGATGTCGATGCCCGAGTACGCCCCGATTCAGCACGCACGGATGGTCTTCATGCCCGATTACCGGGCCGACCGCTTCGTGGCGGGAGGCGTCATGCCGACCTTCGACCTGATGCCCGACTTCTTCTTCCGGACGGGTTTCTACACCCTGTTCCGCAACAAGCGGGACTTCAATCCCCTGGGGGTTCCCGACGAGCGCTGGCACTACATCGCCGAGGCCTCGCTCGTCTACCACACGCCGATCGGGCCGGTGAGCCTGTCGCTGACGAAGTACGATCTGAAGGATTGGAAAAACATGTATCTGACCTTCAACTTCGGATACGCCATCTTCGCCCCCAAAGGGACTTTTTATTGATTCCCGATTTTCAGGGGCGGGTGCTGCGGCGCACTCTCCGAAAGGATACCGGATCGTTCGGTATCCTTTTCTTTTTGTCGCGTGCGGATCACCCCCCCCTTCGGACAGCCTGCCCCGTGCGGAGTCCTCCCACCTTCCGGTTCCGAGTTGTGTTTTTTAGGACGCGAAAATCGTACAAAAAAGCACAAAAATCGTGCACGAATGTATCCTGTGTTGCTCTGTGGACGATTATCCGGACCGCAGGCCGTAAATTCGTTTAACGGCGGCCGGGGCTCCGGACCCCCCCCTCGCCGCCCCAACCCATCAACCTATTTTACTAACTTAAAACTTCGTCGTGTATGAGTTTTTCTACCAACCGTTTTCTCAAGAAGATCCTCTTGACGGTGGCGGCAGCAGTTTCCGTGTCATTGCTATGGGCACAGAGTTCCGACCTCTCCGGAGTCGTGCTTGACGAAAAAGGAGCACCCGTAATCGGAGCGACGGTCATGATCAAAGGTACCACAATCGCGACGGCGACCAATGTCGACGGCCGGTTCATACTCAAGAACGCCGGTCATAATGCCATACTGGTCGTGTCGTACGTGGGTTACGAGACTCAGCAGGTGCCCTCGAGGGGAGAATCTTCGGTGACCATCACGCTGAATCCTGAGGCGATCGGCGTGGAGAGTGTCGAGGTCGTGGCCGTAGGCTACGGCACCCAGAAGAAGGAGTCCGTCGTCGGAGCCATCTCAACGATCAAACCCACCGACCTGCAGGTTCCCGTGCGTTCGCTGAGCCAGATGCTGGCCGGAAACCTGGCCGGTATCGTTGCCCTCCAGACCTCCGGCGAGCCCGGTAAGGACGATGCGCAATTCTGGATCCGCGGTATCGCCACCTTTACTGGCGACCCCGACCCGCTGATCCTGGTCGACGGCGTGGAGCGTCCGCTCAATGACGTCGACCCGCTGGAAATCGAGTCGTTCAGCGTCCTGAAGGATGCCTCGGCAACGGCGGTCTATGGCGTACGCGGCGCCAACGGTGTCATCCTGGTCAACACCCGGCGCGGTTTCGACGGCCCGGCGCGCATCGACATGCGTTATGAGCAGGGCTTCTCGTTTGCCAGCAAGCGGCTGTCGTTCGTCGACGCCGCGACGCGTTCGCTGATGTTCAACGAGGCGATCGACGCCACCGACGGCGCTTCGCAGGCCATGAAATACCGCCCCGAGGAGATCGAGGCCATGCGCACGCAGTCCGACCCGGAACTCTATCCCGACGTCGACTGGCAGAAGCTGCTGATGAACAAGGTCTCCCTCTCGGAGAAGGTGAGCGCCAACATCTCGGGCGGCGGTAAGTTCGCCCGCTACTTTACGGCGCTGTCGTTCTACAACCAAGAGGGCCAGTACGCCGTGCACCCCGGGAAGTATTCGTGGGTGAGCGACAAGATCGGCCAGTTTGGTGAGAACGTCAACTACAAGCGTTACAACTTCCGTACGAACGTCGACATGGACATCACCAAAACGACGGTCGTGAACCTCGGTCTGCAGGGCAACGTTACCGAGAACACCGAGCCGGTCAACGGTTCGTCGGCCATTTACCGCGATATCATCAATGCCGCCCCGAACGCCTTCCCCGTGCGGTTCAAGGATGGGGAACTGGCCGGCCGCGACGGTCTGAACAACCCCTACAACATGCTGACCCAGATGGGTTGGAGCAAGAACACCGGCAATACCCTCCGGGCCAACCTGTCGATCAACCAGGATTTCTCGTTCATAACCCCCGGCCTGTCGGCGAAGATTACCTACGCCTACGATGCCGAGAACTTCACCAACGAGGTGCGGCAGCGCGGCATCAACTTCTTCGAGGCGACGGGCCGCGACGTGAGCGGCAACCTGATCCGTACCGAATGGCAGGCCGACCAGAAGCAGGACTACCTGGGTTATTCGCAGTCGAGCAACGGTACGCGCACGCAGTATGTCGAGGCGTCGGTGACCTACAACCGCATATTCGCCGAAAAGCATGAGGTCGGCGGTCTGGTGATGGGATTCGCCAAGGACTACCGCACGCAGAACAACGGTCTTTCCTACATCGATGCCCTGCCCCGCCGTACGATCGGTTTGGCAGGACGTGTGACCTATTCATACGACAAGCGCTACCTGTTTGAGGCGAACATCGGTTTCAACGGCTCCGAGAACTTCGCCAAGGGCAAGCGCATGGGTATCTTCCCGGCCGTGGCCGTGGGATGGGTGGCTTCCGAGGAGGCTTTCCTGCGCAACAACGACGTGCTGACGTGGCTCAAGATCCGCGGGTCGGTCGGTCAGGTGGGTAACGACCAGATTCCCTATACGCGCTTCATCTATATGGCCACGATCAACGACAGCGCAAGCGGCGCGAACAACATGGGTCTCAATTTCAACCAGGGCCTGAGCGGTATTGGCGAGGGCCGTATGGCCAATGCGGACGTGACGTGGGAGGTCTCGACCAAGTACAACCTCGGTATCGAGACGGGATTCTTCAACTCCCTGCGCCTGAATGCCGACATCTTCTACGAGAAGCGCGAGAACATCTTCCTCTCGCCGCAGACCTCCGAGATCGCCGGTAT from uncultured Alistipes sp. carries:
- a CDS encoding peptidoglycan DD-metalloendopeptidase family protein, translating into MRMIRFSPLFLVFLLFALSATAQTDSRIEKQKKVIADLEKRIASEEREISKLQKGRAATEERVRRLARQIDSRNQLLDETEKQASLLREEIARKDSVAGDLASTLERNRSEYAEMVREAYRNYRHNNYLTFLFSSRDFADVARKITILREVASLRERKMRDIEQLSEQVRTEKEELDRRNRSLDSVLLQLATQREKLERDSRNARATIRTMSQKEKSALQRKLAQEQKLDVAINELRKLTKGNKEGASFSSKTSGLRLPVVGGRVKRYRENMAEVTGPRGARVISIYEGKVIDIKRNRITNKYDVYVAHGEYLTSYANLGTISVEKGQKVARNQPLGTIGSAVDVMTMETEYKLVFGIYPPDPNQKMQAENCFKK
- the pheS gene encoding phenylalanine--tRNA ligase subunit alpha → MTDKINELLRRVEEFKPKAANELEEFRIRILGKKGELNALMEEFKTVAPELKRELGQQLNRLKSAATERIAALREELQNAAADQVASSGDLTRPGSAEHLGSRHPISLVRNQIVEVFSRLGYTVADGPEIEDDWHVFSALNFPPEHPARDMQDTFFIEKDPDILLRTHTSSIQVRTMERQKPPIRVICPGRVFRNEAISYRAHCIFHQIEGLYIDEGVSFADMKQSLLYFAKEIFGEQAAIRMRPSYFPFTEPSAEVDVSCNLCGGKGCQVCKGTGWLEIMGCGMVDPNVLKANDIDPEKYSGFAFGMGIERVAMLKYGVKDLRLYFENDVRFLHQFDEAL
- a CDS encoding tetratricopeptide repeat protein, yielding MKRLTVTTVLSLVLFSTAFVSGKGSPSAPDRPDSLQSVWFYTEGIKQRTIAGDTARARQLLQEAIRRDSAYAPAWYELAGILLPSAPDEAIDAAHRAWQLDSTNQWYQQFYGQALLMTDRYGEALKVFRRLMEENPKDPDNYRIVAALYEQRKSPFQALVTLDSAELRFGRIPLLSSMKRRLLVATNQIDKALDEARAMVEEYPYEAEHHVVLADLYAADRKDSLALAEYRTALAIDSTNVQTLMSLSDFYAGRQDYRSLLATTRRLFLSDDFPIELKIKRFEDFTTDTRFYREYYFQLNDLASTLAIRYPDDARVVELYARHLIASGELKQALALYKNHLGDEPPVEDYYRMVIDIESYLQRPDSVDRYVTRALELFPEKVDFHISKGHVMSYSKQHDQAIRAYRESLRFADTDSLRSVIWGMIGDTWHQKALGNDSIPEELLFAQAKKGKKGIDRRAMKECYKSYEKSLDYWPDNALVLNNYAYFLSLEERDLDRALVMSSRVVALTDNNPTYLDTQAWVLYKMGCTEEARKILQKAVALDGQKSPELMVHYGDILHELGEQFMAEVYWRQALEKGYDARQIEERLKQPAKTPSAE